One genomic segment of Flavobacteriaceae bacterium includes these proteins:
- the rpmG gene encoding 50S ribosomal protein L33, producing the protein MAKKGNRIQVILECTEHKATGKPGTSRYITTKNKKNTPDRIEIKKFNPILKKMTVHKEIK; encoded by the coding sequence ATGGCAAAAAAAGGAAATAGAATTCAGGTAATTTTAGAGTGTACAGAACATAAAGCAACGGGTAAACCGGGTACTTCCAGGTATATTACTACCAAGAATAAAAAGAATACGCCGGATAGAATTGAAATTAAAAAATTCAACCCCATTTTAAAGAAAATGACAGTTCATAAAGAAATTAAATAA
- a CDS encoding helix-turn-helix domain-containing protein, which yields MILNMIKDFFNFFLLLSALHGFLFCTVLFFSKNGKKRSIVFINFLVLAISLNNFQSWVLAKSFFQEHLFLRYFEIPWHFLAASFFYMFLIYYLEIEKKYFNVLKVVLFIFSFLLLVRFGFYYADYGVQEIAPYFKKYTVIEEVLSIILSLAVFGYSYYLYRLVKNDKTASNIISFDNLKWINTFFRLGLLGYLFWILPLIITIYLNFNIFLPSYYPLRVFTTILIYWLGYQSVMQIRVLNERKYLRKHLNSSSAKKIIRKPIIDSSLQKEFNDKLNIPDEITDSVLRALDVFEKHQEYTSPQITLNFLAKKFNTNTNYLSKIINHYKKTSFTNYLNTLRIDNIIKELKENPIIRKFTIKAIAQEAGYNNADSFSKTFFKLKGIKPSDYIKNMEKNTGN from the coding sequence ATGATTCTTAATATGATTAAAGATTTCTTTAATTTCTTTTTGTTGTTGAGTGCATTACATGGTTTTTTGTTCTGTACTGTTCTTTTTTTCTCAAAGAATGGTAAAAAAAGAAGTATTGTTTTCATTAATTTTTTAGTACTTGCCATATCCTTAAATAATTTTCAGTCATGGGTTTTAGCAAAAAGTTTTTTTCAGGAGCATCTTTTTTTAAGATATTTTGAAATACCATGGCATTTTTTGGCAGCTTCTTTTTTTTATATGTTTTTGATATATTATTTGGAAATTGAAAAAAAATATTTTAACGTATTAAAAGTTGTCCTATTCATTTTTAGTTTTCTGTTACTGGTTAGATTTGGCTTTTATTATGCTGACTATGGAGTTCAGGAAATTGCCCCTTATTTTAAAAAGTATACGGTAATTGAAGAAGTTTTAAGTATTATTTTGTCTTTAGCTGTTTTTGGTTATTCTTACTATTTGTACAGACTTGTAAAAAATGACAAAACAGCATCTAATATAATAAGCTTTGATAATTTAAAATGGATCAATACATTTTTTAGACTGGGGTTGTTAGGCTATCTGTTTTGGATACTTCCTTTAATAATTACTATTTATTTGAATTTTAACATATTTTTGCCATCCTATTACCCTTTACGAGTTTTCACCACAATTCTAATTTATTGGTTAGGATACCAATCGGTCATGCAGATAAGAGTATTAAATGAAAGAAAATATCTGCGCAAACATTTAAATTCGTCCTCTGCAAAAAAAATAATACGGAAACCCATTATTGATAGCTCATTACAAAAAGAATTTAATGATAAATTAAATATACCGGACGAAATTACAGACAGTGTTTTAAGAGCTTTGGATGTATTTGAAAAACATCAAGAGTATACTTCACCGCAAATAACATTAAATTTTTTGGCAAAGAAATTTAATACCAATACCAATTATTTATCGAAAATCATCAATCACTATAAAAAAACATCTTTTACCAACTATTTAAATACGCTAAGAATTGATAATATTATTAAGGAACTCAAAGAAAACCCTATCATCCGAAAATTTACAATAAAAGCCATCGCTCAGGAAGCAGGCTATAATAATGCTGATTCTTTTTCTAAAACTTTTTTTAAATTAAAAGGCATTAAACCTTCGGATTATATCAAGAATATGGAAAAGAATACTGGAAATTAG
- the ftsY gene encoding signal recognition particle-docking protein FtsY — MSFFDKIFTKEKKETLDKGLEKSKSSFFTKLSKAVVGKTKVDDDVLDNLEEVLVSSDVGVATTLKIIERIEARVAKDKYLGVDELNHMLKDEIASLLSENHTGNDTGFTIPSFSADRKEAKNPYVLMVVGVNGVGKTTTIGKLASQFKKQGLKVVLGAADTFRAAAIDQLQVWADRTNVSIIRQEIGSDPASVAFDTLTSAVSQHADVAVVDTAGRLHNKVNLMNELTKIKRVMQKVIPNAPHDVLLVLDGSTGQNAFEQAKQFTKATEITSLAVTKLDGTAKGGVVIGISDQFQIPVKYIGVGEGIDDLQVFNKYEFVDSFFNR; from the coding sequence ATGAGTTTTTTTGATAAAATATTTACAAAAGAAAAAAAAGAAACCTTAGACAAAGGATTAGAAAAATCCAAATCGAGTTTCTTCACCAAACTATCCAAAGCAGTAGTCGGAAAAACAAAAGTAGATGATGATGTGCTGGATAATTTGGAAGAAGTATTGGTTTCATCGGATGTAGGAGTAGCTACTACCTTAAAAATTATTGAAAGAATTGAAGCTCGTGTTGCAAAAGATAAATACTTGGGAGTAGATGAATTAAACCATATGTTAAAAGATGAAATAGCAAGCCTGTTATCTGAAAACCATACAGGGAATGATACCGGTTTTACAATTCCATCTTTTTCTGCTGACAGGAAAGAGGCTAAAAATCCGTATGTTTTGATGGTAGTAGGAGTAAATGGGGTAGGTAAAACCACCACTATAGGAAAGCTTGCATCACAATTTAAAAAGCAAGGCCTAAAGGTAGTGCTGGGAGCCGCAGATACCTTTAGGGCCGCAGCTATTGATCAATTACAAGTATGGGCAGATAGAACAAATGTATCCATTATCAGGCAGGAAATAGGGTCAGATCCCGCTTCCGTAGCTTTTGATACATTGACATCGGCAGTTTCTCAACATGCGGATGTCGCCGTCGTAGATACGGCAGGACGCTTACATAATAAGGTCAATTTAATGAATGAGTTGACAAAGATTAAAAGAGTCATGCAAAAAGTAATACCCAATGCCCCTCATGATGTATTGCTGGTATTAGACGGCTCTACAGGTCAAAATGCTTTTGAGCAGGCCAAACAATTTACGAAAGCTACGGAAATAACCTCTCTGGCAGTTACCAAACTGGACGGAACGGCCAAAGGAGGAGTTGTTATCGGCATTTCAGACCAATTTCAAATACCTGTAAAATATATAGGTGTAGGAGAGGGGATAGACGATTTGCAGGTATTTAACAAATACGAGTTTGTGGATTCTTTTTTTAACAGGTAA
- a CDS encoding FtsX-like permease family protein, whose product MNYELFIAKRIIAGKEYKNSISAPIIKIAIIAIALGITVMLIATATTTGLQHKIRNKISGFKGHIQITNFDNNNSGISLVPISKNQYFFPTIPNVDGIKKVQVFATRAGLIKTATDFEGIIFKGVSKSYDWTFFKEYLIAGDLPDYNQRRVKDVLLSKTFVDNLQLKLNDTITATFFKDKKNSLPSVRKYHIKGIYDTGFLEFDKTVMIGDIKEVQRLNKWRVNEEVGGFEVILEDFNQIEEKSKTIYKEIPVTLNAISIVEAYPAIFEWIALFDNNVWFIIVMMILVAGINMITALLVLILERVQMVGILKSLGSSDTSIRKIFLYNASYLILKGLFFGNLIGLTVLFIQKYTGFITLNPETYYVSSVPVYMSFWNILFLNSGTLILCFLMLLIPSYVITKIQPSKSIRFA is encoded by the coding sequence TTGAATTACGAGTTATTTATTGCAAAACGCATCATTGCGGGAAAAGAGTATAAAAATAGTATTTCAGCACCAATAATAAAAATAGCCATTATTGCCATAGCACTGGGAATTACTGTTATGTTGATTGCAACGGCCACTACAACAGGGTTGCAACATAAAATTCGCAATAAGATATCCGGTTTTAAAGGCCATATACAAATTACGAACTTTGACAATAACAACTCGGGAATTTCATTAGTACCCATTTCTAAAAATCAATATTTTTTTCCAACCATTCCGAATGTCGACGGAATTAAAAAAGTACAGGTTTTTGCCACCAGGGCAGGATTGATAAAAACAGCTACTGACTTTGAAGGAATTATTTTTAAAGGAGTTTCCAAATCATATGACTGGACGTTTTTTAAAGAATATTTGATAGCAGGAGATTTGCCGGATTACAATCAGCGTAGGGTTAAAGATGTTTTGTTATCAAAAACCTTTGTAGACAACCTGCAACTTAAACTGAATGATACCATTACGGCAACCTTCTTTAAGGATAAAAAGAATAGCCTGCCATCTGTCAGAAAATATCATATCAAAGGAATATATGATACCGGTTTTTTAGAATTTGATAAAACTGTGATGATTGGAGATATCAAAGAAGTACAACGGCTAAATAAGTGGAGGGTAAATGAAGAAGTTGGAGGCTTTGAAGTAATTTTGGAAGACTTTAATCAAATTGAAGAAAAAAGCAAAACCATCTACAAAGAAATTCCTGTTACTTTAAATGCAATATCTATTGTAGAAGCTTATCCTGCTATTTTTGAATGGATTGCATTATTTGATAATAATGTGTGGTTCATCATTGTTATGATGATTCTTGTAGCCGGAATTAATATGATTACCGCCTTGCTGGTATTGATACTAGAACGGGTACAAATGGTGGGAATTTTAAAGTCGTTGGGAAGCTCTGATACGAGCATTCGGAAAATATTTTTATATAACGCTTCTTATCTGATCTTAAAGGGACTCTTTTTTGGGAACCTTATTGGGTTAACCGTGCTATTTATACAAAAATATACCGGCTTCATAACATTAAACCCGGAGACTTATTATGTCTCCTCAGTACCGGTGTATATGAGTTTTTGGAATATCTTATTTTTAAATTCAGGAACCCTCATTTTATGCTTTTTAATGTTACTGATTCCTTCCTATGTGATTACTAAAATTCAACCTTCGAAATCGATTCGGTTTGCGTAA
- a CDS encoding DUF4295 domain-containing protein, giving the protein MAKKSVASLQTGSKRLSKAIKMVKSPKTGAYTFVEAIIGPTQINDFFAKK; this is encoded by the coding sequence ATGGCAAAGAAATCAGTAGCATCTTTACAGACAGGTTCTAAGAGGTTAAGTAAAGCAATTAAAATGGTAAAATCTCCGAAAACCGGAGCATATACATTTGTTGAAGCTATTATAGGCCCTACACAAATAAATGACTTTTTCGCTAAAAAGTAA
- a CDS encoding DDE transposase: MSGFDSWNQKPHCEDYLIYPKNIGEYLSLDEVSLSKGELYTYLTNKNARSKQGTLVACVKGIKSDDIITAIERIPLEQRKQVKEVTLDMANNMNLTAKICFPNAKIVTDRFHVVKLVTEALQHVRVQHRWKAIEDENKAIEAAKKARKKHKPIVLSNGDTKKQLLARSRYILAKKTNDWTPNQKQRAELLCNLYPNIQQAYKHTLEFRSIYQEKCKVKAKQRFEHWFEDTEKLEFKNFNTAMNSIKHHFNTILNFFYNRNTNANAESFNSKIKLFRANQRGVRDTQFFLFRLEKLFA; the protein is encoded by the coding sequence ATAAGTGGGTTTGATAGTTGGAATCAAAAGCCCCATTGTGAAGATTATCTTATTTATCCGAAGAATATAGGAGAGTATTTAAGTCTTGATGAAGTAAGTCTATCTAAAGGTGAACTTTATACCTATTTGACCAACAAGAACGCACGAAGTAAACAAGGAACTTTAGTGGCTTGTGTAAAAGGAATTAAAAGTGATGATATTATTACTGCTATTGAAAGAATACCCTTAGAACAACGCAAACAAGTCAAAGAAGTAACTTTAGATATGGCAAATAATATGAATTTAACAGCTAAGATTTGTTTTCCAAATGCTAAAATTGTTACCGATAGATTTCATGTGGTAAAACTGGTAACAGAAGCTTTACAGCATGTTAGAGTACAGCATCGGTGGAAAGCAATAGAAGATGAAAACAAAGCCATTGAAGCTGCTAAAAAAGCAAGGAAGAAACACAAACCCATAGTGCTATCTAATGGTGATACAAAAAAGCAACTTTTGGCTAGAAGTAGATATATTTTAGCTAAAAAGACAAACGATTGGACACCTAATCAAAAACAAAGAGCAGAATTATTATGTAATCTTTATCCAAACATCCAACAAGCCTATAAACACACTTTAGAATTTAGAAGCATTTATCAAGAAAAATGTAAAGTAAAAGCCAAACAACGATTTGAACATTGGTTTGAGGATACAGAAAAATTGGAATTTAAAAATTTCAATACAGCAATGAACAGTATTAAACATCATTTTAATACCATCTTAAACTTTTTTTACAATAGGAATACAAATGCAAATGCAGAGTCTTTTAATTCAAAAATAAAACTCTTTAGAGCCAATCAAAGAGGCGTAAGAGATACACAATTTTTCCTCTTTAGACTTGAAAAATTATTCGCTTAA
- a CDS encoding DUF1343 domain-containing protein, whose amino-acid sequence MVFILRKSTYLFLLFLMPFQLMVCDQLPQKDARIKTGAERIARYLPKLRNKKVAVVANQTSVIKKQRGEHRFTHLVDSLLSLKINIKKVFAPEHGFRGKADAGEFIQNTTDTKTGLPVISLYGKNKKPSKKQLKGIDIVIFDIQDVGARFYTYISTLHYMMEACAESGVSLIVLDRPNPNGHYIDGPVLEKKHMSFVGMHPVPVVYGMTIGEYAQLINGEKWLANKIRCKLTVIPLKNYTHDSEYSLPVKPSPNLPNDKAINLYPSLCFFEGTNVNAGRGTDEQFQIYGSPFLDKKGFSYTPKANEGAKYPKHQHMICYGEDLRNTKKLDVLNLSWLIKAYRQNKTKYFFNAFFTKLAGTKKLQEQIEKGISEEEIRASWKKALEDFRKKREKYLIYK is encoded by the coding sequence ATGGTGTTTATACTGCGTAAAAGTACATATTTATTCTTGCTTTTTCTGATGCCTTTTCAGCTAATGGTTTGTGATCAGTTACCTCAAAAAGATGCCCGGATAAAGACAGGAGCTGAAAGAATCGCAAGGTATCTTCCTAAACTAAGAAATAAAAAGGTAGCTGTAGTTGCCAACCAAACATCCGTTATAAAAAAGCAGCGGGGAGAACACAGGTTCACGCATCTGGTAGATAGTTTACTTTCTTTAAAAATCAATATTAAAAAAGTGTTTGCTCCCGAACATGGATTTCGCGGAAAAGCAGATGCCGGAGAATTTATACAAAATACTACAGATACAAAAACAGGATTGCCTGTTATTTCTTTATATGGAAAAAACAAAAAACCCTCTAAAAAACAACTAAAAGGAATTGATATTGTCATTTTTGATATTCAGGACGTAGGAGCTCGTTTTTATACCTATATTTCTACATTACATTATATGATGGAGGCTTGTGCCGAATCCGGAGTCTCTCTGATAGTTCTTGACAGGCCCAACCCTAACGGACACTATATTGACGGCCCCGTTTTGGAAAAAAAACACATGAGTTTTGTGGGAATGCATCCCGTTCCCGTAGTATATGGTATGACTATAGGGGAATATGCACAACTCATAAACGGTGAAAAATGGCTGGCAAACAAAATAAGATGTAAATTAACAGTGATCCCTTTAAAAAACTATACCCATGATTCCGAATATAGCCTGCCTGTAAAACCTTCTCCAAACTTACCAAATGATAAAGCCATTAACCTTTACCCCAGTTTGTGCTTCTTTGAAGGGACCAATGTAAATGCAGGACGTGGTACTGATGAACAATTTCAAATTTACGGATCTCCGTTTTTAGATAAAAAAGGGTTTTCATATACTCCTAAAGCAAATGAAGGAGCAAAATATCCAAAACATCAGCATATGATTTGTTACGGCGAAGATTTAAGGAATACGAAAAAACTAGATGTTCTCAACCTGTCTTGGCTGATCAAAGCGTATCGACAAAATAAAACAAAATATTTCTTCAATGCATTTTTTACCAAATTGGCCGGAACAAAAAAATTACAAGAACAAATAGAAAAAGGAATTTCCGAAGAAGAGATAAGAGCTTCCTGGAAAAAAGCTCTGGAAGATTTTAGAAAAAAGCGCGAAAAATATTTAATTTACAAATGA
- a CDS encoding 50S ribosomal protein L28, giving the protein MSRVCELTGKKAMAGNNVSNALNRTKRKFNVNLMTKRFYIPEEDRWITLKISASALKNINRKGISAVLKEARAKGYLTK; this is encoded by the coding sequence ATGTCCAGAGTTTGTGAATTAACAGGTAAAAAAGCGATGGCAGGAAACAACGTTTCGAATGCTTTAAACAGAACGAAGAGAAAATTTAATGTAAATCTGATGACGAAGCGTTTTTATATTCCGGAAGAAGATAGGTGGATTACCTTAAAAATATCTGCATCGGCTTTAAAGAATATTAATAGAAAAGGGATTTCCGCAGTACTTAAAGAAGCAAGAGCCAAAGGTTATTTAACGAAATAA
- a CDS encoding formate--tetrahydrofolate ligase yields the protein MTHLSDIEIAQVKDLQHITKIAEILSIKEGDLELYGKYKAKLPLHLLDEKKASENNLILVTALTPTPAGEGKTTVSIGLTEGLNKTGKQATVVLREPSLGPVFGIKGGAAGGGYSQVVPMEDINLHFTGDFNAVEKANNLLSALIDNNIQNKTANLNIDPRTILWKRVIDMNDRALRYITIGLGGTANGVPREDGFHITPASEVMAILCMATDFDNLKKRLGAIFIGFTYKNEPVFARDLKAENAMAILLKDAIKPNLVQTLEGNPAIIHGGPFANIAQGTNTIIATKMGLSLSNYVVTEAGFGADLGAEKFLNIKSAYAKLNPKAVVLVATIRALRHHGGVQKEAYNTPDLNAVTKGFKNLEKHIENIRKYNIEPVVAINSFASDSEEEVDFVIEKCAGLGVQAVLSEGWAKGGAGTQNLAQAVAAVVEHKATQYKPLYDWKSPVTAKIETIAKEMYGAVNVEYSKVARLNLRRIDRLGFNDFAICMAKTQKSFSDNETLIGRPENFTVTVREIEIAAGAQFIIPILGKMMRMPGLPSKPASEGMTIDEKGVISGLS from the coding sequence ATGACACATTTATCCGATATAGAAATTGCACAGGTGAAAGACTTACAACATATTACCAAAATTGCTGAAATACTATCAATTAAAGAAGGTGATTTGGAATTGTACGGAAAGTACAAGGCAAAACTTCCTTTGCACCTACTGGATGAAAAAAAGGCAAGTGAAAATAATTTAATTTTAGTTACCGCATTAACACCCACTCCTGCCGGAGAAGGAAAAACAACGGTTTCTATCGGATTAACCGAAGGGTTGAACAAGACGGGTAAGCAAGCTACGGTTGTTTTGCGAGAACCGTCTTTAGGCCCTGTTTTCGGAATTAAAGGAGGTGCCGCCGGAGGAGGGTATTCTCAGGTAGTCCCTATGGAAGATATCAATCTGCATTTCACCGGCGATTTTAATGCGGTCGAAAAAGCAAATAATTTATTGTCGGCGTTAATTGATAATAACATCCAAAATAAAACGGCAAACCTGAATATAGATCCGAGAACGATTCTGTGGAAGCGTGTTATTGATATGAATGATCGTGCTTTACGATATATTACCATTGGCTTGGGAGGCACGGCAAATGGCGTTCCCAGAGAAGACGGGTTTCATATTACCCCGGCCTCCGAAGTAATGGCCATTTTATGTATGGCTACCGATTTTGATAATTTAAAAAAGCGTTTAGGAGCTATTTTTATTGGATTTACGTATAAAAACGAGCCTGTTTTTGCCCGGGATTTAAAAGCTGAAAATGCTATGGCTATTTTGCTTAAAGATGCCATAAAACCCAATTTAGTACAGACACTGGAAGGAAATCCGGCCATTATTCACGGGGGTCCTTTTGCGAATATTGCACAGGGAACCAACACAATCATTGCTACAAAAATGGGATTATCACTTTCAAATTACGTAGTTACCGAAGCCGGTTTTGGTGCGGATTTAGGTGCGGAAAAATTTCTGAATATCAAATCTGCTTACGCAAAATTAAACCCTAAAGCAGTTGTTTTGGTAGCTACTATAAGGGCACTCAGGCATCATGGAGGCGTTCAAAAAGAAGCATATAATACTCCGGATTTAAATGCAGTTACGAAAGGATTTAAAAACCTGGAAAAGCATATTGAGAACATTAGAAAATACAATATTGAACCTGTTGTAGCCATCAATTCCTTTGCTTCCGATTCTGAAGAAGAGGTAGATTTTGTGATAGAAAAGTGTGCCGGTTTGGGAGTACAGGCTGTACTTTCCGAGGGATGGGCAAAAGGAGGAGCAGGAACTCAAAATCTGGCTCAAGCCGTAGCAGCTGTTGTAGAGCACAAGGCCACTCAATACAAACCCTTATACGATTGGAAAAGCCCGGTAACAGCTAAAATTGAAACCATTGCAAAAGAAATGTACGGAGCAGTGAATGTAGAGTATAGTAAGGTGGCAAGATTGAATTTAAGAAGAATTGACAGATTAGGATTTAATGACTTTGCTATTTGTATGGCAAAAACACAAAAATCATTTTCTGACAATGAAACATTGATTGGAAGGCCCGAAAATTTTACGGTAACGGTCAGGGAGATTGAAATTGCAGCAGGGGCTCAGTTTATTATCCCTATTTTAGGAAAAATGATGCGGATGCCCGGACTACCTTCCAAACCGGCTTCTGAAGGTATGACGATTGATGAAAAAGGCGTTATTTCGGGATTATCTTAA
- a CDS encoding SRPBCC domain-containing protein, translated as MEKQQTDKGFSIYHDFVIHASAKAVFDAITQPKHLNNWWPLTSSGTPEVGEVYNFNFTDAYNWYGKVTVCKNNTSFHIKMTDADPDWNPTTFGFDLKEDNHSVAVQFSHTRWPVCNHHFKRSSFCWAMLLNGLKNYVEKGTIIPFEERE; from the coding sequence ATGGAAAAACAACAAACAGACAAAGGATTTTCAATTTATCACGATTTTGTTATTCACGCATCTGCAAAAGCTGTTTTTGATGCAATTACACAGCCAAAGCATCTAAACAATTGGTGGCCCTTAACCTCTTCCGGAACACCTGAAGTAGGAGAAGTTTATAATTTCAATTTTACAGATGCTTATAATTGGTATGGAAAAGTTACAGTGTGTAAAAACAATACATCTTTCCATATAAAGATGACAGATGCTGATCCGGATTGGAATCCGACTACTTTCGGTTTCGATTTAAAAGAAGATAACCATTCCGTTGCTGTTCAATTTAGTCATACGAGATGGCCTGTATGCAATCACCATTTCAAAAGATCTTCTTTTTGTTGGGCAATGTTACTGAACGGACTTAAAAATTATGTTGAAAAAGGCACCATCATTCCTTTTGAAGAAAGAGAATAA